From the genome of Methanobrevibacter smithii ATCC 35061, one region includes:
- a CDS encoding DNA double-strand break repair nuclease NurA, whose translation MLNSLYIKAASKRGSIKEIIPELEGNSIVSDNWSEKNITSSDDEFSIGAGDGSFNKKKFLGFNFYAVAAESLIFDGQLKTIEQSDIDRFPYLPYLDEFLSNYMSIFELKCCLSSLEEYNVDYYLIDGSIYGDLQNPFPKGVETSAKAKKDLISATLNDFEEMVKNPSDKSVYSPKLFNKYFKIYQEHKYPYTLYLTTIERLVVLKEILKNSRKMIAISKSSSNNDIFHSNMPDIAIFDKYTQKEGISKVIRKKVSKDINTTFPVFDEFFKDLKFTIFYLRLADYKNVLKVELPYEASMAEIEEIATKLKKFSTNGYPYLLKKAHNDVVISDKNIKELINIAKVREKSGREML comes from the coding sequence ATGTTAAATTCATTGTATATTAAAGCAGCCAGTAAAAGGGGATCCATTAAGGAAATCATACCTGAACTTGAAGGAAATTCCATTGTTTCAGATAACTGGAGCGAAAAAAACATTACAAGCAGTGATGATGAGTTTTCAATAGGTGCAGGTGATGGCAGTTTCAATAAAAAGAAATTTTTAGGATTCAACTTTTATGCAGTAGCTGCAGAATCATTAATTTTTGACGGACAGCTTAAAACAATTGAGCAAAGCGACATTGACAGATTTCCGTATTTGCCATATTTGGATGAATTTTTAAGTAATTACATGTCTATTTTTGAGCTTAAATGCTGTTTAAGCTCTCTTGAAGAATATAATGTAGATTATTATTTGATTGACGGATCTATTTATGGTGATTTGCAAAATCCGTTTCCAAAAGGTGTTGAAACATCTGCCAAAGCCAAAAAAGATTTAATATCTGCTACATTAAATGATTTTGAAGAAATGGTTAAAAATCCGTCTGATAAAAGTGTTTATTCTCCAAAGTTATTCAATAAATATTTTAAAATTTATCAGGAGCATAAATATCCCTACACTTTGTATTTAACAACTATCGAAAGATTGGTGGTCTTGAAAGAAATTTTAAAAAATTCCAGAAAAATGATAGCTATTTCTAAAAGTTCTTCAAATAATGATATTTTTCATAGTAATATGCCGGATATAGCTATTTTTGATAAATACACTCAAAAGGAAGGTATTTCAAAGGTAATTCGTAAAAAAGTATCAAAAGACATCAACACCACTTTTCCGGTTTTTGATGAATTTTTTAAAGATTTGAAATTTACAATTTTTTATTTAAGATTAGCTGATTATAAAAATGTATTGAAAGTGGAACTGCCTTATGAGGCTTCTATGGCAGAAATTGAGGAAATTGCCACCAAACTTAAAAAGTTTTCAACAAATGGATATCCATATCTGCTTAAAAAAGCACATAATGATGTGGTTATTTCAGATAAAAACATAAAAGAGCTTATTAATATAGCTAAAGTTCGTGAAAAATCCGGCAGGGAAATGTTATAA